A window of the Dickeya dianthicola NCPPB 453 genome harbors these coding sequences:
- a CDS encoding helix-turn-helix domain-containing protein → MKSRPNYHDVFCQRLKQARLAKGMSQKTLGIAAGIDEFVASTRINRYERGVHEASIDTAQQLADALDVPLAFFYTADDQLAALMLAFLGLSPEKRAEMLALAKTVELTLPTRINTPQ, encoded by the coding sequence ATGAAATCAAGACCAAACTACCATGACGTTTTCTGTCAACGACTTAAGCAAGCCCGGCTCGCGAAAGGCATGTCACAGAAAACACTCGGCATCGCCGCCGGGATCGATGAATTTGTGGCAAGTACCCGTATTAACCGTTATGAAAGGGGTGTGCATGAAGCCAGCATTGACACCGCTCAACAACTCGCGGACGCGCTCGACGTCCCACTGGCATTCTTCTACACCGCTGATGACCAACTGGCAGCATTGATGCTGGCGTTTTTGGGGCTGTCACCAGAGAAACGGGCAGAGATGTTGGCATTAGCGAAAACGGTTGAACTGACCTTGCCCACGCGGATTAACACACCGCAATAA
- a CDS encoding dipeptidase → MSNSPLSDKPLAHHVSVPVFDGHNDVLSRLWRLHRDNPTDAFLNGPAQGHIDLPRIRQGGFAGGLFAAYVPSPRSDATSIPDANVSLTTPSMAQARDISFWMLSTLLRLEAGSAGQLRICRSAADIRRCMADGAVAAVMHIEGAEMLDASLDLLDILYAAGLRSLGPLWSRPNIFGQGVPFRFPSSPDTGDGLTEAGLRLVRACNAKRILVDLSHMDEKGFWQTAAVSDAPLVASHSNAHALCAQSRNLTDRQLAAIRERDGFVGVNFGTSFLRADGQKDPSATVQEIVRHVEYLLEKLGENGVGFGSDLDGTTVPGDVKDVAGFPILVQALADRGYPRTLLEKICYGNWLRVLEATWGA, encoded by the coding sequence ATGTCAAATTCGCCCTTGTCAGACAAGCCGCTTGCACATCATGTTTCTGTCCCTGTCTTTGATGGCCACAACGACGTGCTGTCACGCCTGTGGCGACTTCATCGCGATAATCCAACCGATGCCTTTCTGAACGGGCCGGCGCAGGGTCACATTGACCTGCCCCGGATCCGGCAGGGCGGATTCGCCGGCGGCCTGTTCGCCGCCTACGTTCCCTCGCCCCGAAGCGATGCAACATCCATACCAGACGCCAACGTTTCACTAACCACCCCGTCAATGGCGCAGGCGCGCGACATCAGCTTCTGGATGCTTTCCACCCTGCTGCGCCTTGAAGCGGGGTCCGCCGGGCAACTGCGGATATGCCGCAGCGCGGCGGATATCCGTCGCTGCATGGCGGACGGCGCGGTGGCGGCGGTGATGCACATCGAAGGCGCCGAGATGCTGGATGCCTCTCTGGACCTGCTGGATATTCTTTACGCCGCCGGGTTGCGCAGCCTGGGGCCGCTGTGGAGCCGGCCGAATATCTTCGGTCAGGGGGTGCCGTTTCGCTTCCCTTCCTCGCCCGACACCGGCGACGGCTTGACCGAGGCCGGGCTGCGGCTGGTGCGTGCCTGCAACGCTAAACGCATTCTGGTGGATCTCTCCCACATGGATGAAAAAGGCTTCTGGCAGACGGCGGCGGTTTCCGATGCACCACTGGTGGCCAGCCATTCCAACGCCCACGCGCTGTGCGCCCAGTCGCGCAACCTCACCGACCGCCAACTGGCGGCGATCCGCGAGCGCGACGGTTTTGTCGGCGTCAATTTCGGTACCTCTTTCCTGCGCGCCGACGGCCAAAAAGACCCGTCCGCTACGGTGCAGGAGATCGTGCGTCATGTGGAGTATCTGCTGGAAAAACTGGGCGAAAATGGCGTCGGTTTCGGTTCCGATCTGGACGGCACCACCGTTCCCGGCGACGTGAAAGATGTGGCGGGCTTCCCTATTTTGGTGCAGGCACTGGCCGATCGCGGCTACCCTCGCACTCTTTTAGAGAAAATCTGTTACGGCAACTGGCTGCGGGTGTTGGAAGCCACCTGGGGCGCATAG
- a CDS encoding helix-turn-helix domain-containing protein yields MNTSQQRHDVFSQRLKDARLLRGLSQKGLGIAAGIDEFVASARINRYEKGVHEANIVTAKHLAEALNVPLAYFYADDDNLAKMILLFADLPREQQERLLASLDNNQPKTT; encoded by the coding sequence ATGAATACTTCCCAGCAACGCCACGATGTTTTCAGCCAACGTTTAAAGGATGCCCGCTTATTGCGTGGGCTGTCCCAGAAAGGATTGGGTATCGCTGCCGGAATCGATGAGTTTGTTGCCAGCGCACGCATTAATCGCTATGAAAAGGGCGTGCATGAAGCGAATATCGTGACGGCGAAGCATCTCGCAGAAGCGCTCAATGTCCCTCTGGCTTACTTCTATGCCGATGATGACAATCTGGCAAAAATGATCCTGTTGTTTGCCGACTTGCCCAGAGAGCAGCAAGAAAGATTGCTGGCATCGTTAGACAATAACCAGCCTAAAACAACGTGA
- a CDS encoding IS3 family transposase (programmed frameshift), producing the protein MKKVRFTETQILRVLKEVEGGRHVKDVCRENGVSEASYYNWKAKYGGMVSSDIKRMKEPEEENRRLKQMYASLSLDHEILKDVVFKKTLTVPEKRELVRYVMKEHQASERRGCRIIGISRSLLHYCPNTARDLPVVEALQKLAHQYPAYGFGLMFNKLRQAGLLWNAKRVYRIYRLLKLNFRRKGKKRLPNRHPQPLVIPHKMNHCWSVDFMSDALIDGRRFRLFNVVDDFNREALAIEVDLNIPAHRVVRILERLSAERGYPAFIRSDNGPELTAAALAEWAERHGVILDFIQPGKPMQNGFIERFNKTLRTEILDMYLFRTLSEVRELTEDWRTEYNEERPHSSLGDMPPVIYARKKLAGDPHWRWY; encoded by the exons ATGAAGAAAGTGCGTTTCACTGAAACTCAGATCCTGCGGGTTTTGAAAGAGGTTGAAGGTGGTCGGCATGTGAAGGATGTCTGCCGCGAAAACGGTGTGTCGGAAGCCAGCTATTACAACTGGAAAGCCAAATATGGTGGCATGGTGTCCTCCGATATTAAGCGAATGAAAGAGCCGGAAGAAGAGAATCGCCGATTAAAGCAAATGTACGCATCCCTGAGCTTAGATCATGAAATTCTTAAGGATGTCGTTT TCAAAAAAACTTTAACGGTGCCTGAGAAGCGTGAGCTGGTGCGTTACGTTATGAAGGAACATCAGGCCAGTGAACGACGCGGGTGCCGGATTATCGGTATCAGTCGAAGTCTGTTGCATTATTGCCCGAACACGGCACGGGATCTGCCTGTAGTCGAGGCGCTACAAAAACTGGCGCATCAGTATCCGGCCTATGGTTTTGGACTTATGTTCAATAAGTTACGACAGGCAGGGTTACTGTGGAATGCAAAGCGGGTTTACCGGATCTATCGATTGTTAAAACTCAACTTTCGGCGTAAAGGGAAAAAACGCTTACCTAACAGGCATCCACAGCCGTTGGTTATTCCGCATAAAATGAACCACTGTTGGTCAGTTGATTTTATGAGTGATGCCTTGATCGACGGGCGGCGATTCAGGTTATTTAACGTCGTTGATGACTTTAATCGGGAAGCGCTGGCCATCGAAGTTGATTTGAATATACCGGCTCATCGTGTTGTGCGCATTCTGGAACGATTAAGCGCAGAACGAGGCTACCCGGCTTTTATACGAAGTGATAACGGGCCAGAGCTCACCGCCGCCGCCTTAGCCGAATGGGCAGAACGCCACGGTGTGATACTCGATTTTATTCAGCCCGGAAAGCCGATGCAGAACGGATTTATCGAGCGATTTAACAAAACGCTACGAACAGAAATACTCGATATGTATCTGTTCAGGACATTGTCTGAAGTGCGCGAACTCACAGAAGACTGGCGCACAGAATATAACGAGGAACGCCCACATAGCTCACTGGGTGATATGCCACCTGTTATCTATGCGCGGAAAAAACTGGCCGGAGATCCTCATTGGCGGTGGTACTAA
- a CDS encoding LysR family transcriptional regulator has product MRLRHIEVFQAIVQAGTISGAARLLNVSQPNVSRVLNHAEQQLGFALFERRSQGLAPTVEGQQLMPEIERLYSQLQSISRLTDQIRKGQHETVRLGAAHAFGQMIVAPAMVEFQQQSPLVNMELVTEHFNTLCQNIQQHQLDLALVFGQQVPPDLLAEPLCQSRMVAVLPKDSPQQGPVSLEWLCHNNLLMMQQQDPLGQVVHRALRDRRLKPAVSLYIKTYSVIADMVLAGGGTGIVDLFTARRYADQLKIVPISQPLPFEVMLISRRDIPQSREILQLKQVLKSKCRELANQCLPLLEAA; this is encoded by the coding sequence ATGCGTTTACGCCACATCGAAGTCTTTCAGGCGATCGTTCAGGCTGGCACCATCAGCGGCGCGGCACGGTTACTCAACGTTTCCCAACCCAACGTCAGCCGGGTGCTGAATCACGCCGAACAGCAACTGGGTTTCGCGCTGTTCGAACGCCGTTCACAAGGATTGGCGCCAACGGTGGAAGGGCAGCAACTGATGCCGGAGATCGAACGGCTCTACAGCCAATTACAGAGTATTTCCCGCCTGACCGACCAGATCCGCAAAGGCCAGCACGAGACGGTGCGGCTCGGCGCCGCGCACGCCTTCGGCCAGATGATTGTCGCCCCGGCGATGGTGGAATTTCAGCAACAGTCGCCGCTGGTGAACATGGAACTGGTCACCGAGCACTTCAACACCCTGTGCCAGAATATTCAGCAGCATCAGCTCGACCTGGCGCTGGTATTCGGCCAACAGGTGCCGCCGGATTTGCTGGCCGAACCGTTGTGCCAGTCGCGTATGGTGGCGGTGTTGCCGAAAGACAGCCCGCAGCAGGGGCCGGTATCGCTGGAATGGCTGTGCCATAACAACCTGCTGATGATGCAACAACAAGACCCGCTGGGCCAGGTCGTCCACCGCGCCTTGCGCGATCGTCGCCTCAAACCGGCAGTCTCGCTGTACATCAAGACTTACTCGGTGATCGCCGATATGGTGCTGGCAGGCGGCGGCACCGGCATCGTCGACCTGTTCACCGCCCGTCGTTACGCCGATCAGCTCAAAATCGTACCCATCAGCCAGCCGCTGCCGTTTGAGGTGATGCTGATAAGCCGCCGCGACATCCCGCAATCCCGCGAGATTCTGCAACTCAAACAGGTGCTGAAAAGCAAATGCCGCGAACTCGCCAACCAGTGTCTGCCGCTGCTGGAAGCGGCGTAA
- a CDS encoding nucleoid-associated protein: MSDFQVLAHALFNIAVAEENVTPVHLPEEGDFTNYCEQILNDLISDKRRKSFKFRDVNEIVPSSISKVLEDTNQWSAETLRIAEKLLSVEIEAQRQIQAMNKNIQKGALFLLLVSHENRKIFVVLKIDHSSFFDEIEARYKQGLPVSKQRLQKSCLVCMDQDESFDDIFISDSGSGIREYWWRHFLATEELQSSELNTKNAFNSIDRFLRKEVKKDSPADYWYMRNDVISYFRNNDQFAFDEVIEKFRDHRPESDTIREKMDEMITKFEKLPKSPKTGFDTQFNLEPNIIKAKIKKTIVLDENFELRITGEVDNLRNKITPDIDGHGKYIKIYSDVGYVEFGGQQVE, translated from the coding sequence ATGAGTGACTTTCAAGTACTAGCACATGCATTGTTTAATATCGCTGTCGCAGAAGAAAATGTTACACCAGTTCATTTACCCGAAGAGGGTGATTTCACAAATTATTGCGAACAGATTTTAAATGATTTGATTAGTGACAAGCGAAGAAAATCCTTTAAATTCAGAGATGTAAATGAGATTGTGCCGTCATCTATCAGCAAAGTATTAGAGGATACAAACCAATGGAGTGCAGAAACACTTCGAATTGCCGAAAAGTTACTTTCTGTTGAGATCGAAGCACAACGACAAATACAGGCGATGAACAAAAATATTCAAAAAGGTGCATTGTTTTTACTTTTAGTATCGCATGAAAATAGGAAGATATTTGTTGTTTTAAAAATAGATCATAGCTCTTTTTTTGATGAAATTGAAGCAAGATATAAGCAGGGACTTCCTGTTAGTAAACAGCGGCTTCAAAAATCCTGTTTAGTCTGTATGGATCAAGATGAGAGCTTCGATGATATATTTATTTCCGACAGTGGATCAGGGATTCGTGAATATTGGTGGCGGCATTTCTTAGCAACAGAAGAATTACAAAGTTCTGAGTTAAACACTAAAAATGCATTTAACTCTATTGACCGTTTTTTGAGAAAGGAAGTCAAAAAAGATTCCCCCGCTGATTATTGGTATATGAGAAATGATGTTATTTCGTACTTTAGGAATAATGATCAGTTTGCTTTCGATGAGGTTATAGAAAAATTCAGAGATCATCGTCCAGAAAGTGATACTATACGTGAAAAAATGGATGAGATGATTACTAAGTTTGAAAAATTACCAAAAAGTCCAAAAACCGGGTTTGATACACAATTTAATCTTGAACCGAACATAATTAAAGCGAAGATTAAAAAAACAATCGTTCTAGATGAAAACTTCGAATTAAGAATTACTGGAGAAGTGGATAACCTAAGAAACAAAATCACTCCGGACATTGATGGTCATGGAAAATATATAAAGATATATTCAGATGTTGGATATGTAGAGTTTGGCGGGCAACAGGTAGAATAA
- the bhsA gene encoding multiple stress resistance protein BhsA — MNMKTVFTAIALSTLSVGAFAATEIQYPQGQEAGSVSASANTLDGLQAQLAAKADAAGAKSFQITSVQGDDTLHGNAVLYK, encoded by the coding sequence ATGAATATGAAAACTGTCTTCACCGCCATCGCACTGAGCACACTGTCTGTCGGCGCTTTTGCTGCAACAGAAATCCAGTACCCGCAGGGTCAGGAAGCCGGCAGCGTCTCCGCCAGCGCCAACACGCTCGACGGCCTGCAGGCTCAACTGGCTGCCAAAGCCGATGCCGCCGGCGCCAAATCGTTCCAGATAACGTCTGTTCAGGGCGACGACACGCTGCACGGCAACGCGGTTCTGTATAAATAA
- a CDS encoding helix-turn-helix domain-containing protein, whose amino-acid sequence MKKDWHQADIIAALHKQRTSMAALSRSAGLSASTLANALVRPWPKGEWLVAEALGIHPAEIWPSRYYSQDGELIDRKIRIRTKSR is encoded by the coding sequence ATGAAAAAGGATTGGCATCAGGCAGATATTATCGCCGCTTTACACAAGCAACGTACCTCAATGGCGGCGCTTTCCCGTTCTGCGGGTTTGAGTGCATCAACACTGGCGAATGCATTGGTCAGACCCTGGCCCAAGGGTGAATGGCTGGTTGCCGAAGCGCTGGGAATTCACCCTGCCGAGATATGGCCGAGCCGGTATTACAGTCAGGATGGTGAATTGATTGATCGTAAAATCAGGATAAGAACGAAGTCGCGTTAA
- a CDS encoding DUF7661 family protein: protein MAEEEIPVWLDDIFHEQASDKYPQIFRIE, encoded by the coding sequence GTGGCGGAAGAGGAAATTCCTGTCTGGCTGGACGATATCTTCCACGAACAAGCCAGTGATAAATATCCCCAGATATTCCGGATTGAATAA
- a CDS encoding YicC/YloC family endoribonuclease, whose amino-acid sequence MIRSMTAYARREIKGDWGSAAWELRSVNQRYLETYIRLPEQFRSLEPVIRERIRNRLTRGKIECGLRFELDPRAQGQLILNEQLAKQLVAAANWVKMQSDEGEVNPLDILRWPGVMSAQEQDLDAISTELMQALEAALDDFIIARESEGNALKALIEQRLVGVSAEVAKVRAHMPNILQWQREKLQSKLDEAQVQLDGNRLEQELVLLAQRIDVAEELDRLEAHVRETYKILNKQEAVGRRLDFMMQEFNRESNTLGSKSINADVTASAIELKVLIEQMREQIQNIE is encoded by the coding sequence ATGATTCGTAGCATGACCGCTTACGCCCGGCGAGAAATCAAGGGTGACTGGGGTAGCGCCGCCTGGGAGCTGCGCTCCGTAAACCAGCGTTATCTGGAAACCTACATCCGTTTACCCGAACAATTTCGCAGCTTAGAGCCGGTAATCCGCGAACGCATCCGCAACCGCTTGACCCGCGGCAAAATCGAGTGCGGCCTGCGTTTTGAGCTGGACCCGCGCGCGCAGGGGCAACTGATCCTCAACGAGCAACTGGCCAAACAGTTGGTGGCGGCAGCGAACTGGGTGAAAATGCAAAGCGACGAAGGCGAGGTCAACCCGCTCGACATCCTGCGCTGGCCGGGGGTGATGTCGGCGCAGGAGCAGGATCTGGACGCCATCAGCACCGAACTAATGCAGGCGCTGGAAGCCGCGCTGGACGACTTTATTATCGCCCGCGAAAGCGAAGGCAACGCGCTCAAGGCGCTGATTGAACAGCGGCTGGTGGGCGTCAGCGCCGAAGTCGCCAAGGTTCGCGCCCACATGCCGAACATTCTGCAATGGCAGCGGGAAAAACTGCAAAGCAAGCTGGATGAAGCGCAGGTGCAGCTCGACGGCAACCGGCTGGAACAGGAACTGGTGCTGCTGGCGCAACGCATCGACGTGGCCGAAGAACTCGACCGGCTGGAAGCCCACGTGCGGGAAACTTACAAAATCCTCAACAAGCAGGAAGCCGTCGGCCGCCGTCTGGACTTCATGATGCAGGAATTCAACCGCGAATCGAACACGCTGGGTTCCAAATCCATCAACGCCGACGTCACCGCCTCCGCCATCGAACTGAAAGTGCTGATCGAACAAATGCGGGAACAGATTCAGAATATTGAGTAA